A region of Anopheles merus strain MAF chromosome 2R, AmerM5.1, whole genome shotgun sequence DNA encodes the following proteins:
- the LOC121591167 gene encoding beta-catenin-like protein 1 has protein sequence MDVGELLSFKPEQTPKRPSDFERDQQNDDDDEHSPEPAARSQPPKKVTRTEQSVSARGIPALPTKEPQISEEERLNILKFVETEEPDGEVLDEGGLKRMLLLFEKRVLKNQEMRIKFPDSAEKFMESEIELNDAIQELHAVATVPDLYPLLVELNGVASLLDLLSHQNSDISVAVVNLLQELTDVDILHESLDGTETLIEALRNQQAAGLLVQNLERLDESVKEEADGVHNTLAIFENLIEVKADIAKEVAEQGLLQWILKRLRAKMPFDANKLYCSEMLSILVQDTNANRITLGNIDGIDVLLQQLAVYKRHDPSSAEEQEFMENLFNSLCSALMAKENREKFLKGEGLQLMNLMLREKKLSRNGSLKVLDHAMAGPDGRDNCNKFVDILGLRTIFPLFMKTPKRSKKRLLSTDEHEEHIVSIIASMLRNCKGSQRQRLLSKFTENDFEKVERLMELHRKYLDKVEAMDREIDQELRNNEDEEQDDDMVYVKRLSGGLFTLQLVDYVILEISCTDVVKQRVLKILNLHNGSMKMIRNVMREYAGNLGDANDSDWREQEQSHILQLIDRF, from the exons ATGGATGTCGGAGAGCTGCTTTCTTTCAAG CCCGAGCAAACCCCAAAGCGCCCGTCCGATTTTGAAAGGGATCAGcaaaacgacgacgacgatgaacACTCCCCGGAACCGGCAGCCCGCAGCCAACCCCCAAAAAAGGTCACCCGAACGGAACAGAGCGTAAGCGCGCGAGGAATCCCCGCACTGCCCACCAAGGAGCCACAAATCAGCGAGGAGGAACGGCTGAACATTCTGAAATTTGTCGAAACCGAGGAGCCCGACGGAGAGGTGCTGGATGAGGGTGGCCTCAaacggatgctgctgctgttcgaaAAGCGCGTGCTGAAGAACCAAGAGATGCGCATCAAGTTTCCGGACAGTGCGGAAAAGTTCATGGAAAGCGAGATTGAGCTGAACGACGCCATCCAGGAGCTGCACGCGGTCGCCACCGTGCCGGATCTGTACCCGCTGCTGGTCGAGCTGAACGGTGTGGCCAGTTTGCTGGACCTGCTGTCGCACCAAAACTCGGACATCAGCGTGGCGGTGGTCAATCTGCTCCAGGAGCTTACCGATGTGGACATCCTGCACGAAAGCCTGGACGGTACGGAGACGCTGATCGAGGCGCTGCGCAACCAGCAGGCTGCCGGACTGCTCGTGCAGAACCTGGAGCGGTTGGATGAGTCTGTGAAGGAGGAAGCggacggtgtgcacaacacgCTCGCCATCTTCGAGAATCTGATCGAGGTGAAGGCCGACATTGCGAAGGAAGTGGCCGAACAGGGCTTGCTGCAGTGGATTCTGAAGCGGCTGCGCGCCAAGATGCCGTTCGACGCGAACAAGCTGTACTGCAGCGAAATGCTGTCGATACTGGTGCAGGACACGAACGCGAACCGCATCACGCTGGGCAACATAGACGGCATCgatgtgctgctgcagcagctggccGTCTACAAGCGACACGATCCGAGCTCGGCGGAGGAGCAAGAGTTTATGGAGAACCTGTTCAACAGCCTCTGCTCGGCGCTGATGGCGAAGGAGAATCGGGAAAAGTTTCTCAAAGGCGAGGGTCTGCAGCTGATGAACCTGATGCTGCGCGAGAAGAAGCTCTCGCGCAACGGGTCGCTGAAGGTGCTGGATCACGCGATGGCCGGACCGGACGGGCGCGACAATTGCAACAAGTTCGTCGACATTCTCGGCCTGCGCACGATCTTTCCGCTGTTCATGAAGACGCCGAAACGGAGCAAGAAGCGCCTGCTCAGCACGGACGAGCACGAGGAGCACATCGTCTCCATCATTGCCAGCATGCTGCGCAACTGCAAAGGCTCGCAGCGGCAGCGCTTGCTGTCGAAGTTTACCGAGAACGATTTCGAGAAGGTGGAACGACTGATGGAACTGCACCGCAAGTATTTGGACAAGGTGGAAGCGATGGACCGTGAGATCGATCAGGAGCTG CGCAACAATGAGGACGAGGAGCAGGACGACGACATGGTGTACGTGAAGCGTCTCTCCGGCGGACTCTTCACACTGCAGCTGGTCGATTACGTGATCCTCGAGATCAGCTGCACGGATGTGGTGAAGCAGCGCGTCCTGAAGATTCTGAACCTGCACAACGGGTCGATGAAAATGATACGCAACGTGATGCGCGAGTATGCGGGCAATTTGGGCGACGCTAACGATAGCGATTGGCGCGAACAGGAGCAGTCCCACATACTGCAGCTGATCGATCGGTTCTAA